One stretch of Hevea brasiliensis isolate MT/VB/25A 57/8 chromosome 12, ASM3005281v1, whole genome shotgun sequence DNA includes these proteins:
- the LOC110655904 gene encoding probable BOI-related E3 ubiquitin-protein ligase 2 isoform X2 has protein sequence MVVQAQLYPESLCFPFSGLQDCMVNNLVSGFGTDFCFALQESQQQNLFLQPQSSQNFGFDCNNKGAGPSSSSQSTCDSFLSMALAQHLDACHLEIQRQENERLRSALQEQRRHQLAILLKNVESKAISLMRQKEEDLAQARKKMMELETCLRKALMERESWQRVAGEKEAMVIDLSNTLEQVRERLVLGSSTKGQDTESFCCGSCDREQEDPLKKMACKGCNSRASCILFLPCKHLCSCNFCEAFLPSCPVCESPKEGSMEVFWV, from the exons ATGGTTGTTCAAGCACAGTTGTACCCTGAAAGTCTCTGTTTCCCTTTCTCTGGTTTGCAGGATTGTATGGTTAATAATCTTGTTTCTGGGTTTGGAACGGATTTTTGTTTTGCTTTACAAGAGTCTCAGCAGCAGAATCTCTTTCTTCAACCGCAGAGCTCTCAAAACTTTGGTTTTGATTGCAATAATAAAGGGGCAGggccttcttcttcctcacaaTCAACTTGTGATAGTTTCCTTTCCATGGCTCTTGCTCAACATCTAGATGCTTGTCATCTCGAAATACAAAGGCAGGAG AATGAGAGGCTAAGATCTGCTTTGCAAGAGCAAAGAAGGCACCAACTGGCAATTCTACTAAAGAATGTGGAATCCAAGGCCATTTCTTTAATGAGGCAAAAAGAAGAGGACTTGGCACAAGCAAGAAAGAAAATGATGGAGCTTGAGACATGCTTAAGAAAAGCACTGATGGAAAGAGAATCGTGGCAAAGAGTAGCAGGAGAAAAAGAAGCAATGGTCATAGATCTAAGCAACACGCTAGAACAAGTCAGAGAGAGACTGGTCTTGGGTAGCAGCACTAAAGGCCAAGATACCGAATCCTTTTGCTGTGGTTCATGCGATAGAGAACAAGAAGACCCCCTAAAAAAGATGGCCTGTAAAGGGTGCAATTCTAGGGCCTCGTGCATTCTCTTTCTACCTTGCAAGCATCTCTGCTCATGTAATTTCTGTGAAGCTTTTCTCCCTTCTTGTCCTGTCTGTGAATCCCCAAAGGAAGGAAGCATGGAGGTTTTTTGGGTCTAG
- the LOC110655904 gene encoding probable BOI-related E3 ubiquitin-protein ligase 2 isoform X1 — protein MVVQAQLYPESLCFPFSGLQDCMVNNLVSGFGTDFCFALQESQQQNLFLQPQSSQNFGFDCNNKGAGPSSSSQSTCDSFLSMALAQHLDACHLEIQRQEVDCILQLQNERLRSALQEQRRHQLAILLKNVESKAISLMRQKEEDLAQARKKMMELETCLRKALMERESWQRVAGEKEAMVIDLSNTLEQVRERLVLGSSTKGQDTESFCCGSCDREQEDPLKKMACKGCNSRASCILFLPCKHLCSCNFCEAFLPSCPVCESPKEGSMEVFWV, from the exons ATGGTTGTTCAAGCACAGTTGTACCCTGAAAGTCTCTGTTTCCCTTTCTCTGGTTTGCAGGATTGTATGGTTAATAATCTTGTTTCTGGGTTTGGAACGGATTTTTGTTTTGCTTTACAAGAGTCTCAGCAGCAGAATCTCTTTCTTCAACCGCAGAGCTCTCAAAACTTTGGTTTTGATTGCAATAATAAAGGGGCAGggccttcttcttcctcacaaTCAACTTGTGATAGTTTCCTTTCCATGGCTCTTGCTCAACATCTAGATGCTTGTCATCTCGAAATACAAAGGCAGGAGGTGGACTGCATTCTTCAATTACAA AATGAGAGGCTAAGATCTGCTTTGCAAGAGCAAAGAAGGCACCAACTGGCAATTCTACTAAAGAATGTGGAATCCAAGGCCATTTCTTTAATGAGGCAAAAAGAAGAGGACTTGGCACAAGCAAGAAAGAAAATGATGGAGCTTGAGACATGCTTAAGAAAAGCACTGATGGAAAGAGAATCGTGGCAAAGAGTAGCAGGAGAAAAAGAAGCAATGGTCATAGATCTAAGCAACACGCTAGAACAAGTCAGAGAGAGACTGGTCTTGGGTAGCAGCACTAAAGGCCAAGATACCGAATCCTTTTGCTGTGGTTCATGCGATAGAGAACAAGAAGACCCCCTAAAAAAGATGGCCTGTAAAGGGTGCAATTCTAGGGCCTCGTGCATTCTCTTTCTACCTTGCAAGCATCTCTGCTCATGTAATTTCTGTGAAGCTTTTCTCCCTTCTTGTCCTGTCTGTGAATCCCCAAAGGAAGGAAGCATGGAGGTTTTTTGGGTCTAG
- the LOC110655904 gene encoding probable BOI-related E3 ubiquitin-protein ligase 2 isoform X3 — translation MDCMVNNLVSGFGTDFCFALQESQQQNLFLQPQSSQNFGFDCNNKGAGPSSSSQSTCDSFLSMALAQHLDACHLEIQRQEVDCILQLQNERLRSALQEQRRHQLAILLKNVESKAISLMRQKEEDLAQARKKMMELETCLRKALMERESWQRVAGEKEAMVIDLSNTLEQVRERLVLGSSTKGQDTESFCCGSCDREQEDPLKKMACKGCNSRASCILFLPCKHLCSCNFCEAFLPSCPVCESPKEGSMEVFWV, via the exons ATG GATTGTATGGTTAATAATCTTGTTTCTGGGTTTGGAACGGATTTTTGTTTTGCTTTACAAGAGTCTCAGCAGCAGAATCTCTTTCTTCAACCGCAGAGCTCTCAAAACTTTGGTTTTGATTGCAATAATAAAGGGGCAGggccttcttcttcctcacaaTCAACTTGTGATAGTTTCCTTTCCATGGCTCTTGCTCAACATCTAGATGCTTGTCATCTCGAAATACAAAGGCAGGAGGTGGACTGCATTCTTCAATTACAA AATGAGAGGCTAAGATCTGCTTTGCAAGAGCAAAGAAGGCACCAACTGGCAATTCTACTAAAGAATGTGGAATCCAAGGCCATTTCTTTAATGAGGCAAAAAGAAGAGGACTTGGCACAAGCAAGAAAGAAAATGATGGAGCTTGAGACATGCTTAAGAAAAGCACTGATGGAAAGAGAATCGTGGCAAAGAGTAGCAGGAGAAAAAGAAGCAATGGTCATAGATCTAAGCAACACGCTAGAACAAGTCAGAGAGAGACTGGTCTTGGGTAGCAGCACTAAAGGCCAAGATACCGAATCCTTTTGCTGTGGTTCATGCGATAGAGAACAAGAAGACCCCCTAAAAAAGATGGCCTGTAAAGGGTGCAATTCTAGGGCCTCGTGCATTCTCTTTCTACCTTGCAAGCATCTCTGCTCATGTAATTTCTGTGAAGCTTTTCTCCCTTCTTGTCCTGTCTGTGAATCCCCAAAGGAAGGAAGCATGGAGGTTTTTTGGGTCTAG
- the LOC110655903 gene encoding protein FREE1 isoform X2 yields MQQGDYNSFYQYHPHLQNPNPNSDPNPNPTLIDHHQTSYASAPPFTTTYASSDYPVYPPNYPPYHQNPDSDDVLPATAPSYNPPPPTPPSTTAALNPNSLQSSFNPPPQPPQPSFPPYDSHGPYQPSTTQQPYYSPYDHNQTAPSYASPPPPTSSIAPNPDTSANPSYSSIYSAPPFNNIGSSVPPAYDNPYENSLKFDQSVGYFDDKYGGYNRSRSDLGSDIYGKRPESRYNIGPEDGYGDGVYAYQGSKVEPYGARGTAPKSSTWAGFDDYGRAISFPSGKDSSIDLDSSKIVRAVPKADSQQDVKSGVQKFRVKLLAESGGQGTMDVLCQIGLDGIRMLDPSTNRTLRIYPLENITRCDVTDSSTFAFWSKSSVDIEPRRIRLQSNSYTTNTLLDIVTAATVQLKEMGGSRRPTESSTTLEQPIEKKKVFVDWMNLIKAGNEEKDHWVPDEAVSKCTGCGTDFGAFVRKHHCRNCGDIFCDKCTHGRIALTADENAQPVRVCDRCMAEVTQRLSNAKEVASKPAGLQSHEDLARKLQEEMDKNRKASSGPSAQLGFQNCRVWSLSTSISCQCSLILHLVS; encoded by the exons ATGCAACAAGGAGATTACAATTCCTTCTATCAATACCATCCTcaccttcaaaaccctaaccccaacTCCGACCCTAATCCTAATCCTACTTTAATCGATCACCACCAGACTTCATACGCATCCGCACCGCCGTTCACCACCACTTACGCGTCCTCCGATTACCCTGTTTATCCTCCCAATTACCCTCCCTATCATCAGAATCCTGATTCCGATGACGTCCTTCCTGCCACCGCTCCGTCATACAACCCACCGCCTCCTACTCCTCCGTCTACGACAGCAGCTCTGAACCCTAATAGTTTGCAATCCTCCTTCAACCCTCCACCACAACCTCCGCAACCTTCTTTCCCTCCTTACGATTCCCATGGGCCCTACCAGCCTTCAACCACTCAGCAACCTTATTACTCACCGTACGATCATAATCAGACGGCTCCCAGTTACGCTTCTCCTCCGCCTCCTACTTCCTCAATTGCACCAAATCCTGACACTAGTGCCAATCCATCATATTCTTCCATTTACAGTGCCCCACCTTTTAATAATATAGGATCATCTGTCCCACCTGCTTATGATAATCCATATGAGAATTCGCTGAAATTTGATCAAAGCGTTGGGTATTTTGATGATAAGTATGGAGGTTATAATCGGAGCAGATCCGATTTGGGGTCAGATATATACGGGAAGCGACCAGAGAGCAGGTACAATATCGGACCCGAAGATGGGTATGGGGATGGCGTTTATGCCTATCAAGGGAGCAAGGTGGAGCCATATGGAGCCAGGGGCACTGCTCCAAAATCGTCAACTTGGGCTGGGTTTGATGATTACGGGAGAGCTATTAGTTTCCCTTCTGGGAAGGACTCATCAATTGATTTGGATTCCAGTAAGATTGTGCGAGCGGTACCAAAGGCAGATTCACAGCAGGATGTAAAGAGTGGGGTCCAAAAGTTCAGGGTTAAGCTGTTGGCTGAAAGCGGAGGCCAGGGCACCATGGATGTACTTTGTCAG ATTGGTTTGGATGGTATTCGCATGCTTGATCCCAGTACCAACCGGACTTTGAGAATATATCCTCTTGAAAACATAACAAGATGCGAT GTAACTGATTCATCTACCTTTGCGTTCTGGTCCAAGAGTTCTGTGGATATTGAACCAAGACGTATCAGATTACAATCAAATAGTTACACTACCAACACACTTCTTGACATAGTGACAGCAGCAACTGTGCAG CTCAAGGAGATGGGTGGGAGCAGGAGGCCTACTGAATCTTCGACGACGCTTGAGCAGCCCATAGAAAAGAAAAAAGTGTTTGTTGATTGGATGAACTTGATAAAAGCTGGCAATGAGGAGAAAGATCATTGG GTCCCTGATGAAGCCGTTTCGAAGTGCACAGGATGTGGGACAGATTTTGGGGCTTTTGTGCGCAAG CATCACTGCAGAAACTGTGGAGACATTTTCTGTGATAAGTGTACACATGGTAGAATTGCTCTTACCGCCGATGAGAATGCTCAGCCTGTTAGAGTTTGTGACAGATGCATG GCTGAAGTGACTCAGAGGCTGAGTAATGCAAAAGAAGTAGCTAGTAAACCTGCAGGATTGCAGTCTCATGAGGATCTTGCAAGGAAGCTTCAg GAGGAAATGGATAAAAATCGCAAGGCATCATCAG GTCCAAGTGCCCAGCTCGGGTTCCAAAACTGTCGAGTGTGGAGTCTGTCAACATCCATTTCTTGTCAGTGCTCATTGATTTTGCATCTAGTTTCATGA
- the LOC110655903 gene encoding protein FREE1 isoform X1 has translation MQQGDYNSFYQYHPHLQNPNPNSDPNPNPTLIDHHQTSYASAPPFTTTYASSDYPVYPPNYPPYHQNPDSDDVLPATAPSYNPPPPTPPSTTAALNPNSLQSSFNPPPQPPQPSFPPYDSHGPYQPSTTQQPYYSPYDHNQTAPSYASPPPPTSSIAPNPDTSANPSYSSIYSAPPFNNIGSSVPPAYDNPYENSLKFDQSVGYFDDKYGGYNRSRSDLGSDIYGKRPESRYNIGPEDGYGDGVYAYQGSKVEPYGARGTAPKSSTWAGFDDYGRAISFPSGKDSSIDLDSSKIVRAVPKADSQQDVKSGVQKFRVKLLAESGGQGTMDVLCQIGLDGIRMLDPSTNRTLRIYPLENITRCDVTDSSTFAFWSKSSVDIEPRRIRLQSNSYTTNTLLDIVTAATVQLKEMGGSRRPTESSTTLEQPIEKKKVFVDWMNLIKAGNEEKDHWVPDEAVSKCTGCGTDFGAFVRKHHCRNCGDIFCDKCTHGRIALTADENAQPVRVCDRCMAEVTQRLSNAKEVASKPAGLQSHEDLARKLQEEMDKNRKASSGSMLDGSGRLREVACPTCTVHLQVQVPSSGSKTVECGVCQHPFLVSAH, from the exons ATGCAACAAGGAGATTACAATTCCTTCTATCAATACCATCCTcaccttcaaaaccctaaccccaacTCCGACCCTAATCCTAATCCTACTTTAATCGATCACCACCAGACTTCATACGCATCCGCACCGCCGTTCACCACCACTTACGCGTCCTCCGATTACCCTGTTTATCCTCCCAATTACCCTCCCTATCATCAGAATCCTGATTCCGATGACGTCCTTCCTGCCACCGCTCCGTCATACAACCCACCGCCTCCTACTCCTCCGTCTACGACAGCAGCTCTGAACCCTAATAGTTTGCAATCCTCCTTCAACCCTCCACCACAACCTCCGCAACCTTCTTTCCCTCCTTACGATTCCCATGGGCCCTACCAGCCTTCAACCACTCAGCAACCTTATTACTCACCGTACGATCATAATCAGACGGCTCCCAGTTACGCTTCTCCTCCGCCTCCTACTTCCTCAATTGCACCAAATCCTGACACTAGTGCCAATCCATCATATTCTTCCATTTACAGTGCCCCACCTTTTAATAATATAGGATCATCTGTCCCACCTGCTTATGATAATCCATATGAGAATTCGCTGAAATTTGATCAAAGCGTTGGGTATTTTGATGATAAGTATGGAGGTTATAATCGGAGCAGATCCGATTTGGGGTCAGATATATACGGGAAGCGACCAGAGAGCAGGTACAATATCGGACCCGAAGATGGGTATGGGGATGGCGTTTATGCCTATCAAGGGAGCAAGGTGGAGCCATATGGAGCCAGGGGCACTGCTCCAAAATCGTCAACTTGGGCTGGGTTTGATGATTACGGGAGAGCTATTAGTTTCCCTTCTGGGAAGGACTCATCAATTGATTTGGATTCCAGTAAGATTGTGCGAGCGGTACCAAAGGCAGATTCACAGCAGGATGTAAAGAGTGGGGTCCAAAAGTTCAGGGTTAAGCTGTTGGCTGAAAGCGGAGGCCAGGGCACCATGGATGTACTTTGTCAG ATTGGTTTGGATGGTATTCGCATGCTTGATCCCAGTACCAACCGGACTTTGAGAATATATCCTCTTGAAAACATAACAAGATGCGAT GTAACTGATTCATCTACCTTTGCGTTCTGGTCCAAGAGTTCTGTGGATATTGAACCAAGACGTATCAGATTACAATCAAATAGTTACACTACCAACACACTTCTTGACATAGTGACAGCAGCAACTGTGCAG CTCAAGGAGATGGGTGGGAGCAGGAGGCCTACTGAATCTTCGACGACGCTTGAGCAGCCCATAGAAAAGAAAAAAGTGTTTGTTGATTGGATGAACTTGATAAAAGCTGGCAATGAGGAGAAAGATCATTGG GTCCCTGATGAAGCCGTTTCGAAGTGCACAGGATGTGGGACAGATTTTGGGGCTTTTGTGCGCAAG CATCACTGCAGAAACTGTGGAGACATTTTCTGTGATAAGTGTACACATGGTAGAATTGCTCTTACCGCCGATGAGAATGCTCAGCCTGTTAGAGTTTGTGACAGATGCATG GCTGAAGTGACTCAGAGGCTGAGTAATGCAAAAGAAGTAGCTAGTAAACCTGCAGGATTGCAGTCTCATGAGGATCTTGCAAGGAAGCTTCAg GAGGAAATGGATAAAAATCGCAAGGCATCATCAG GATCCATGTTAGATGGATCTGGGAGGCTGAGGGAAGTTGCCTGTCCTACCTGCACTGTTCATTTGCAG GTCCAAGTGCCCAGCTCGGGTTCCAAAACTGTCGAGTGTGGAGTCTGTCAACATCCATTTCTTGTCAGTGCTCATTGA